The proteins below come from a single Myxococcus xanthus genomic window:
- a CDS encoding tetratricopeptide repeat protein has protein sequence MRSLALISLLALPGCFYPADRGRALEAKVDRLGTDSAQIQAELKETREQLVATLPKIDEKVAEVTKALKGLDTAARRKDADIGVQFQKTVEDLAQLRGQVETYLHKITELETALAAQDQKLVAMQGEAALKEAEAKKKAEELKRPTDKKEFLALAKAKAKAGDVLLARQLYNEFMKKWAKDPLVGDAHFGLGETYFSESKCREALFEYGKVLQDFPKAESAPESYLRSSDCFAQLKMKEESRLALEELIKSYPKSAEAKTAKERIAELDKKAAPAKKGKK, from the coding sequence ATGCGAAGCTTGGCGCTGATATCCCTGCTGGCCCTCCCTGGTTGCTTCTATCCCGCTGACCGCGGCCGCGCCCTCGAGGCGAAGGTCGACCGGCTCGGCACCGACTCCGCCCAGATTCAGGCGGAGCTGAAGGAGACGCGCGAGCAGCTCGTCGCCACCCTTCCGAAAATCGACGAGAAGGTCGCGGAGGTCACCAAGGCCCTCAAGGGGCTGGACACCGCGGCGCGCCGCAAGGACGCGGACATCGGCGTGCAGTTCCAGAAGACCGTCGAAGACCTCGCCCAGCTTCGTGGCCAGGTGGAGACGTACCTCCACAAAATCACCGAGCTGGAGACGGCGCTGGCCGCGCAGGACCAGAAGCTGGTCGCCATGCAGGGCGAGGCGGCGCTGAAGGAAGCCGAGGCGAAGAAGAAGGCCGAGGAGCTCAAGCGCCCCACGGACAAGAAGGAGTTCCTGGCGCTCGCCAAAGCGAAGGCCAAGGCTGGCGACGTGCTGCTGGCGCGCCAGCTCTACAACGAGTTCATGAAGAAGTGGGCCAAGGACCCGCTGGTGGGGGACGCCCACTTCGGCCTTGGTGAGACGTACTTCTCCGAGTCCAAGTGCCGCGAGGCCCTCTTCGAGTACGGCAAGGTGCTGCAGGACTTCCCGAAGGCGGAGTCCGCGCCGGAGTCCTACCTGCGCTCGTCGGACTGCTTCGCCCAGCTGAAGATGAAGGAGGAGTCGCGGCTGGCGCTGGAGGAACTCATCAAGAGCTACCCGAAGTCCGCCGAGGCGAAGACGGCCAAGGAGCGCATCGCCGAGCTGGACAAGAAGGCGGCGCCCGCCAAGAAGGGCAAGAAGTGA
- a CDS encoding thiolase family protein, with the protein MAGRVVIASAVRTPFTRAHKGEFKDTRPDTLAAVAIKEAVAQVPGLKPEDIGDVVLGCAMPEAEQGMNVARVATLLAGLPVTVPAMTINRFCSSGSQAIAQVAQAIQAGMYDVGIGGGTESMTMVPMGGNKASANPEAMERLPEIYTSMGATAENIASRYGVSREDSDKFAAESQRRAATAREQGKFKEEIVPVTTTYYDDDGVAQNVTVTVDTILRPETTQEGLAKLRPAFNPKGVVTAGNASPLTDGAAAAVVMSEAKAKELGVKPLGYFIDAAVAGVPPEIMGIGPVPAVRKLLEKNKLKVEDIDVFELNEAFGAQALYCVRELGIPADKVNPNGGAIALGHPLGVSGARMVATILRELKRRNGRYGVVSMCIGGGMGFAALIEAPK; encoded by the coding sequence ATGGCTGGTCGAGTCGTGATTGCCAGCGCGGTCCGCACGCCCTTCACCCGCGCGCACAAGGGAGAGTTCAAGGACACCCGGCCGGATACCCTGGCCGCTGTCGCCATCAAGGAGGCCGTTGCCCAGGTCCCGGGCCTGAAGCCGGAGGACATCGGTGACGTCGTCCTGGGCTGTGCCATGCCGGAGGCCGAGCAGGGCATGAACGTGGCCCGCGTGGCCACGCTGCTGGCGGGCCTGCCCGTCACGGTGCCCGCGATGACCATCAACCGGTTCTGTTCCTCCGGTTCGCAGGCCATCGCCCAGGTGGCCCAGGCCATCCAGGCGGGGATGTACGACGTGGGCATCGGTGGTGGCACCGAGTCCATGACGATGGTCCCCATGGGCGGCAACAAGGCGAGCGCCAACCCCGAGGCCATGGAGCGCCTGCCGGAGATCTACACCTCCATGGGCGCCACGGCGGAGAACATCGCGTCGCGCTACGGCGTGTCGCGTGAGGACTCGGACAAGTTCGCCGCCGAGAGCCAGCGCCGTGCCGCCACCGCGCGCGAGCAGGGCAAGTTCAAGGAGGAGATCGTCCCCGTCACCACGACGTACTACGACGACGACGGCGTGGCGCAGAACGTCACCGTCACGGTGGACACCATCCTCCGCCCGGAGACCACGCAGGAGGGCCTGGCCAAGCTGCGCCCGGCCTTCAACCCCAAGGGCGTGGTGACGGCTGGTAACGCGTCGCCGCTGACGGACGGCGCCGCCGCCGCGGTGGTGATGAGTGAGGCCAAGGCGAAGGAGCTGGGCGTCAAGCCGCTGGGCTACTTCATCGACGCCGCGGTGGCGGGCGTGCCCCCGGAAATCATGGGCATCGGCCCGGTTCCCGCGGTCCGCAAGCTGCTGGAGAAGAACAAGCTCAAGGTCGAGGACATCGACGTCTTCGAGCTGAACGAGGCCTTCGGGGCGCAGGCGCTGTACTGCGTGCGCGAGCTGGGCATCCCCGCCGACAAGGTGAACCCCAACGGCGGCGCCATCGCCCTGGGTCACCCGCTGGGCGTCTCTGGCGCGCGCATGGTGGCCACCATCCTGCGCGAGCTGAAGCGCCGCAACGGCCGCTACGGCGTCGTCTCCATGTGCATCGGCGGCGGCATGGGCTTCGCCGCCCTCATCGAGGCGCCCAAGTAG
- a CDS encoding M1 family metallopeptidase, producing the protein MARLDPHSYNDSTQPETETLDWRARVDFKTQRLHAEVTHTLKEASAGPLDLDTRDLEIRDVIDAAGRPLPYILSPSEPILGSRLRIELPVGLRQFTVRYRTAPHASALQWLTPSQTAGGKHPFLYSQCQAIHARSVVPLQDTPRIRIRYTASLRIPKALKAVMAASFLRREEHGVEAEEHYEMPQPVPPYLLAFAVGSLAPKELGPRSRVWAEPELLEDAAEEFSGVDDMLRAAESLFGPYDWERFDLLTMPPSFPYGGMENPRLTFLTPTLITGDKSLVNVVAHELAHSWTGNLVTNASAEHFWLNEGFTVFAERRILEVLEGPEVSALHGALGRRALDSALQHFRAHPQLTSLRTHLAGVDPDEAFSQIPYEKGYLLLRAMEDAAGRPAFDEFLRRYLATYRFRALTTEEFVAFAEKELPGVLTKVDAEAYLHRPGVPPGAPSPRSLRLEAMDALRGKVPTPEQAKDWTPAEWQLYLESLPWDIPRDVIQQLDARFSLTESRNSEVLVAWLVVALRADWEPAVARTETFLGEVGRMKYLKPLYGVLSASHAHRSLARALFKKHGERYHPIARQGVELILSRA; encoded by the coding sequence ATGGCTCGCCTCGACCCGCACTCGTACAACGACAGCACGCAGCCTGAGACGGAAACCCTGGACTGGAGGGCCCGCGTCGATTTCAAGACGCAGCGGCTGCACGCGGAGGTCACCCACACCCTCAAGGAAGCCTCGGCCGGGCCGCTGGACCTGGATACCCGGGATTTGGAAATCCGTGACGTCATCGACGCCGCGGGTCGTCCCTTGCCCTACATCCTCTCCCCTTCCGAGCCGATTCTCGGCAGCCGGCTGCGCATCGAGCTGCCGGTGGGACTGCGGCAATTCACCGTGCGCTACCGCACGGCGCCGCACGCCAGCGCGCTCCAGTGGCTGACGCCCTCCCAGACGGCCGGGGGGAAGCACCCCTTCCTCTACAGCCAGTGCCAGGCCATCCACGCCCGAAGCGTGGTGCCGCTCCAGGACACGCCGCGCATCCGCATCCGCTACACCGCGTCGCTGCGGATTCCCAAGGCGCTCAAGGCCGTCATGGCCGCCAGCTTCCTGCGGCGCGAGGAGCATGGCGTGGAGGCGGAGGAGCACTACGAGATGCCCCAGCCGGTGCCTCCGTACCTGCTGGCCTTCGCGGTGGGCAGCCTGGCGCCGAAGGAGCTGGGGCCGCGCTCGCGCGTGTGGGCGGAGCCGGAGCTGCTGGAGGACGCGGCGGAGGAGTTCTCCGGCGTGGACGACATGCTGCGCGCCGCCGAGTCGCTCTTCGGGCCCTATGACTGGGAGCGCTTCGACCTGCTCACCATGCCGCCATCGTTCCCCTACGGCGGCATGGAGAACCCGCGCCTGACGTTCCTCACGCCCACGCTCATCACCGGAGACAAGAGCCTGGTCAACGTGGTGGCGCACGAGTTGGCGCACTCGTGGACGGGCAACCTGGTGACGAACGCCTCCGCGGAGCACTTCTGGCTCAACGAGGGCTTCACCGTCTTCGCCGAGCGCCGCATCCTGGAGGTCCTGGAGGGTCCGGAAGTGTCGGCGCTGCACGGCGCGCTGGGCCGCCGCGCGCTGGACTCCGCGCTGCAGCACTTCCGCGCGCACCCGCAGCTGACGTCGCTGCGCACCCACCTGGCCGGCGTGGACCCGGACGAGGCCTTCTCCCAGATTCCCTACGAGAAGGGCTACCTGCTGCTGCGCGCCATGGAGGACGCGGCCGGGCGGCCCGCCTTCGACGAGTTCCTCCGCCGCTACCTGGCCACCTACCGCTTCCGCGCGCTCACCACCGAGGAGTTCGTCGCCTTCGCGGAGAAGGAACTGCCCGGCGTGCTGACCAAGGTGGACGCGGAGGCATACCTGCACCGGCCCGGCGTGCCCCCCGGGGCGCCGTCACCGCGCTCCCTGCGGCTGGAGGCCATGGACGCGCTGCGCGGCAAGGTGCCCACGCCGGAGCAGGCGAAGGACTGGACGCCGGCCGAGTGGCAGCTCTACCTGGAGTCACTGCCCTGGGACATTCCACGGGACGTCATCCAGCAACTCGACGCGCGCTTCAGCCTCACCGAGAGCCGCAACTCGGAGGTGCTGGTGGCGTGGCTGGTGGTGGCGCTGCGCGCGGACTGGGAGCCGGCCGTGGCTCGCACCGAGACGTTCCTCGGCGAGGTGGGCCGGATGAAGTACCTCAAGCCGCTGTACGGGGTGCTCTCCGCGTCGCATGCGCACCGGAGTCTGGCGCGCGCGCTCTTCAAGAAGCACGGGGAGCGCTACCACCCCATCGCCCGTCAGGGCGTGGAGCTCATCCTTTCGCGCGCCTGA
- the rpmE gene encoding 50S ribosomal protein L31, giving the protein MKPEIHPVYPPSRVTCMCGNVVETKSTRGSFSVEICSNCHPFFTGKYKLVDTAGRIDRFRKKYGASPTSAKKA; this is encoded by the coding sequence ATGAAGCCTGAAATCCATCCCGTCTACCCGCCGTCCCGCGTGACCTGCATGTGCGGCAACGTCGTGGAGACGAAGTCCACCCGCGGCTCGTTCTCGGTGGAAATCTGCTCGAACTGCCACCCCTTCTTCACGGGCAAGTACAAGCTCGTGGACACGGCCGGCCGCATCGACCGCTTCCGCAAGAAGTACGGCGCGTCGCCGACCTCCGCCAAGAAGGCGTAG
- a CDS encoding MutS-related protein produces the protein MTAACVPIVSATAEPPSPHRTYTERRAAAQAELTALDRVSARYANLRTLAFLAAAGVAGFVLAGRLPKVWWWASAAALVLYGVLAVLHHQVFRREARAKLYVTLNERGLARLGPGWHDFTERGERFLSPGHLYTPDLDVFGQGSLFQLLNETATRAGEERLAAWLSAPASAQEVEARQGAARELAPNLDFRQDLCVDARDASREKADPALFIQWAESGPQLNAIRWARPVAVVLPLVTLAVYVLGKFEVLPESAFWVGLAAQLGVAVITRRPLKVMDEGVEVGERGFVRYAPIFERVEAQRFEHPRLKTLQSGLQQPGQPPVSEHFKRFSRLFSFIEFKRHQFHPLIHWLTLWDIHAHFALERWREAHGKQLRQWFEALAELEALSCVAGLAHDRPDFTWPVLAANGPCVEATALGHPLLDAPVPNDVSLPGPRHALLITGSNMSGKTTLMRAVGANVVLALAGAPVSAKHFRLTPLQTLTSMRVKDSLERGVSYFYAEVQRIKAVLDAAQAARGQVLFLLDEILLGTNTRERQIASREVLRLLLGTGAIGAVTTHDLSLAVLADEPGAHVVNVHFRDHLEAGKMMFDYKLRQGVVDTTNALRVLRLAGVPVDDPDEATAAR, from the coding sequence GTGACCGCAGCATGCGTGCCCATCGTGTCCGCCACCGCCGAGCCCCCATCCCCGCATCGCACGTACACCGAGCGCCGAGCCGCCGCGCAGGCGGAACTGACCGCGCTGGACCGCGTGAGCGCCCGCTACGCCAACTTGCGAACACTCGCCTTCCTGGCCGCGGCCGGCGTCGCGGGCTTCGTGCTGGCGGGGCGTCTGCCCAAGGTGTGGTGGTGGGCCAGCGCCGCCGCGCTGGTGCTCTACGGCGTGCTCGCCGTCCTCCACCACCAGGTCTTCCGCCGCGAGGCCCGGGCGAAGCTGTACGTGACGCTCAACGAACGCGGATTGGCGCGGCTGGGGCCCGGCTGGCACGACTTCACCGAGCGCGGTGAACGCTTCCTCTCCCCCGGTCACCTGTACACCCCGGACCTGGATGTCTTCGGACAGGGAAGCCTCTTCCAACTCCTCAACGAGACGGCCACGCGCGCTGGAGAAGAACGGTTGGCGGCGTGGCTCTCCGCCCCCGCGTCCGCCCAGGAGGTCGAAGCCAGACAGGGCGCCGCGCGCGAACTGGCGCCCAACCTGGACTTCCGCCAGGACCTCTGCGTGGACGCGCGGGACGCCTCGCGCGAGAAGGCGGACCCGGCGCTGTTCATCCAGTGGGCGGAGTCGGGTCCACAGCTGAATGCCATCCGCTGGGCCCGACCGGTGGCGGTGGTGCTGCCCCTGGTGACGCTGGCCGTCTACGTCCTGGGCAAGTTCGAGGTACTGCCGGAGTCGGCTTTCTGGGTGGGCTTGGCCGCGCAACTGGGCGTGGCCGTCATCACCCGCCGCCCGCTGAAGGTCATGGACGAAGGCGTGGAGGTGGGTGAGCGCGGCTTCGTGCGCTACGCCCCCATCTTCGAGCGCGTGGAGGCCCAGCGCTTCGAGCACCCGCGACTGAAGACGCTCCAGTCCGGCCTCCAGCAGCCCGGCCAGCCGCCCGTGTCCGAGCACTTCAAGCGCTTCAGCCGGCTGTTCTCCTTCATCGAGTTCAAGCGCCACCAGTTCCACCCGCTGATTCACTGGCTCACGCTCTGGGACATCCACGCGCACTTCGCGCTGGAGCGCTGGCGCGAGGCCCACGGTAAGCAGCTGCGCCAGTGGTTCGAGGCCCTGGCCGAACTGGAAGCCCTGTCTTGCGTCGCGGGCCTCGCCCATGACCGGCCGGACTTCACCTGGCCCGTCTTGGCGGCCAATGGCCCCTGTGTGGAGGCGACAGCGCTGGGCCACCCGCTGCTGGACGCTCCGGTGCCCAACGACGTGTCCCTGCCCGGTCCCCGGCACGCGCTGCTCATCACCGGCTCCAACATGAGCGGCAAGACGACGCTGATGCGCGCGGTTGGAGCCAACGTGGTGCTGGCGTTGGCGGGCGCGCCGGTGAGCGCGAAGCACTTCCGCCTGACACCGCTCCAGACGCTCACCAGCATGCGGGTGAAGGACTCGCTGGAGCGCGGCGTCTCCTACTTCTACGCGGAGGTACAGCGCATCAAGGCGGTGCTGGACGCGGCGCAGGCCGCGCGCGGGCAGGTGCTGTTCCTCCTGGACGAAATCCTCCTGGGGACGAACACCCGCGAGCGGCAGATTGCCTCGCGCGAGGTGCTGCGCCTGCTGCTGGGCACCGGCGCCATTGGCGCGGTGACGACGCACGACTTGTCCCTGGCGGTGCTCGCGGACGAGCCGGGCGCCCATGTCGTCAACGTCCACTTCCGGGACCACCTGGAGGCCGGGAAGATGATGTTCGACTACAAGCTGCGCCAGGGCGTGGTGGACACCACCAACGCCCTGCGCGTGCTGCGCCTGGCCGGCGTACCGGTGGACGACCCGGACGAAGCCACGGCGGCGCGCTGA
- a CDS encoding 5'-nucleotidase: protein MLVLDAGNALFKSRDSAQAPDARARAELVLSQMDAQGTAAMAVGARDLGFGVGFLKKQTRQAKLKLLSANLADAQGKLLFPASLVTTVGGVKVGVVGVSPAMAKPTPVGLAVPGQAQEQVQGLPVQPAVAAEAKRLREKSKVDLVVVLAAVPHAEALQLADQVEGVDFVVQSHEGRGQGIAQRQALATVIPSGARGRELAKLLLQLEGTGRFADASVQERTRQQLRLLEGNLTRAKARLAGTQDPAEKQPLEATIARLEASRAAYQKALAGGATDAGRTHLLSYIQLGSDVPADPVVQKWVERVEPPGSAAH from the coding sequence GTGCTGGTGCTGGACGCCGGCAATGCGCTCTTCAAGAGCCGGGACAGCGCGCAGGCCCCGGATGCCCGGGCGCGCGCGGAGCTCGTGCTGTCGCAGATGGACGCGCAGGGCACCGCGGCCATGGCCGTGGGCGCGCGCGACCTCGGGTTCGGCGTGGGCTTCCTCAAGAAGCAGACGCGGCAGGCGAAGCTGAAGCTCCTGTCCGCGAACCTCGCGGACGCGCAGGGCAAGCTGCTGTTCCCCGCCTCGTTGGTGACGACGGTGGGCGGCGTGAAGGTGGGCGTGGTGGGCGTCTCTCCCGCCATGGCCAAACCCACCCCGGTGGGGCTCGCCGTTCCGGGCCAGGCCCAGGAGCAGGTGCAGGGCCTGCCGGTGCAGCCCGCAGTGGCCGCCGAGGCGAAGCGCCTGCGTGAGAAGTCGAAGGTGGACCTGGTGGTGGTGCTCGCGGCGGTGCCTCACGCGGAGGCGCTCCAGCTGGCTGACCAGGTGGAGGGCGTGGACTTCGTGGTGCAGTCCCACGAGGGCCGGGGGCAGGGCATCGCCCAGCGGCAGGCCCTGGCCACGGTGATTCCTTCCGGTGCCAGGGGCCGCGAGCTGGCGAAGCTGCTGCTCCAGTTGGAGGGGACGGGCCGCTTTGCCGACGCCTCCGTGCAGGAGCGCACGCGGCAGCAGCTGCGCCTGCTCGAAGGCAACCTCACCCGGGCGAAGGCGCGGCTCGCGGGGACCCAGGACCCGGCGGAGAAGCAGCCCCTGGAGGCGACGATTGCTCGCCTGGAAGCCTCGCGGGCGGCCTACCAGAAGGCGCTGGCCGGCGGCGCAACGGACGCCGGGCGCACGCATCTGTTGTCGTACATCCAGCTTGGCAGTGACGTCCCGGCGGATCCGGTCGTCCAGAAATGGGTGGAACGCGTCGAGCCCCCCGGCTCGGCGGCCCATTGA
- a CDS encoding 3-hydroxyacyl-CoA dehydrogenase/enoyl-CoA hydratase family protein, which produces MTTRIRKVAVLGAGVMGSGIAAHLANSGVRALLLDIVPPKAAPGEDTSSKAFRNKFAQGALANLRKQKPSPIVSGEVFTNIEVGNFEDDLHRIAECDWVVEVVKEDLKIKQDLFAKVEKLIRPGTIVSSNTSGMSIVGMTEGRGAEFKKNFLVTHFFNPVRYMKLLELVAGKETAPEVLKTLHRFGEEVLGKGIVYGKDTTNFIANRIGVYGMMRTIAAMDKAELSIEEVDKIFGPAMGRPKSAVFRTADIVGLDTFTHVAKNCYDTLTHDEERDVFASPAFLQKMVEKGMLGDKSGGGFYKKQGKDILALDLKTLEYRPQAKVRYESLGAARDIEDVRERVASVMNAEDKAAKFAEGVTLDVLAYTSRRIPEIADDVVNVDRGVRWGFGWDLGPFEVWDAYGVKKGVERMKALGLKPAAWVEEMLAAGRASFYGVENGKDTYWDIPSKSVKVVPENARTQRVEYLKRGNKKIAGNDGATLWDLGDGATLLEFHTKMNSIDDQIIEMMNTALDETEKNHKGLVIGNDGSNFSAGANIVALLWAAKSGEFESIRKLVTGFQAVNQRMRYSPVPVVTAPFNLTLGGGAEVTMGGNAIQASAELYMGLVEVGVGLIPGGGGNMQLLRNVYGPFGTDKDFDFFPFLKKIFLTIGMAKVATSAEEAREAGFLTQADGISANRDFLLSDAKARVLGMADAGFKAPRPTRFRLPGTSGAATIDMMLYDMELNGQVSAHDRKIAQKLAKVLTGGNTSPSLLVTEERLLELEAEAFLSLCGEEKTQDRLQHMIEKGKPLRN; this is translated from the coding sequence ATGACGACGCGGATCCGCAAAGTGGCTGTGCTGGGCGCCGGAGTAATGGGCAGCGGCATCGCCGCGCACCTAGCCAACTCGGGCGTGCGTGCGCTCCTCCTGGACATCGTTCCGCCCAAGGCCGCGCCGGGCGAGGACACCTCCTCGAAGGCGTTTCGCAACAAGTTCGCCCAGGGCGCGCTGGCCAACCTGCGCAAGCAGAAGCCGAGCCCCATCGTCTCTGGTGAGGTCTTCACCAACATCGAGGTAGGCAACTTCGAGGACGACCTGCACCGCATCGCCGAGTGCGATTGGGTGGTGGAGGTGGTGAAGGAGGACCTGAAGATCAAGCAGGACCTGTTCGCCAAGGTGGAGAAGCTCATCCGCCCGGGCACCATCGTGTCGTCCAACACCTCCGGCATGTCGATTGTGGGGATGACCGAGGGCCGCGGCGCGGAGTTCAAGAAGAACTTCCTGGTCACGCACTTCTTCAACCCCGTCCGCTACATGAAGCTGCTGGAGCTGGTGGCCGGCAAGGAGACTGCCCCGGAGGTGCTCAAGACGCTGCACCGCTTTGGCGAAGAGGTGCTGGGCAAGGGCATCGTCTACGGCAAGGACACCACCAACTTCATCGCGAACCGCATTGGCGTGTACGGGATGATGCGGACCATCGCCGCCATGGACAAGGCGGAGCTATCCATCGAAGAGGTGGACAAGATTTTCGGCCCGGCCATGGGCCGTCCCAAGTCCGCCGTCTTCCGCACCGCGGACATCGTGGGCCTGGACACGTTCACCCACGTGGCGAAGAACTGTTACGACACGCTGACGCACGACGAAGAGCGTGACGTGTTCGCCAGCCCCGCCTTCCTCCAGAAGATGGTGGAGAAGGGCATGCTGGGCGACAAGAGCGGCGGCGGCTTCTACAAGAAGCAGGGCAAGGACATCCTCGCGCTCGACCTGAAGACGCTGGAGTACCGGCCGCAGGCGAAGGTGCGCTACGAGTCGCTGGGCGCCGCGCGGGACATCGAGGACGTGCGCGAGCGCGTGGCCTCGGTGATGAACGCCGAGGACAAGGCGGCGAAGTTCGCCGAGGGCGTCACCCTGGACGTGCTGGCCTACACCAGCCGCCGCATCCCGGAGATCGCCGACGACGTGGTCAACGTGGACCGCGGCGTGCGCTGGGGCTTCGGTTGGGACTTGGGGCCCTTCGAGGTCTGGGACGCCTACGGCGTGAAGAAGGGCGTGGAGCGGATGAAGGCCCTGGGCCTGAAGCCAGCCGCGTGGGTGGAGGAGATGCTGGCCGCGGGCCGCGCGTCCTTCTACGGCGTGGAGAACGGCAAGGACACGTACTGGGACATCCCGTCCAAGTCCGTGAAGGTGGTGCCGGAGAACGCCCGCACGCAGCGCGTGGAGTACCTCAAGCGCGGCAACAAGAAGATCGCCGGCAACGACGGGGCCACGCTGTGGGATTTGGGCGACGGCGCGACGCTGCTCGAGTTCCACACCAAGATGAACTCCATCGATGACCAGATCATCGAGATGATGAACACCGCGCTGGACGAGACGGAGAAGAACCACAAGGGCCTCGTCATCGGTAACGACGGCTCCAACTTCTCCGCGGGCGCGAACATCGTGGCGCTGCTGTGGGCGGCCAAGAGCGGCGAGTTCGAGTCCATCCGCAAGCTGGTGACGGGCTTCCAGGCCGTCAATCAGCGCATGCGCTACAGCCCGGTGCCGGTGGTGACGGCGCCCTTCAACCTCACGCTCGGCGGCGGCGCCGAGGTGACGATGGGCGGCAACGCCATCCAGGCGAGCGCCGAGCTGTACATGGGCCTGGTGGAAGTGGGCGTGGGCCTCATCCCGGGCGGCGGCGGCAACATGCAGTTGCTGCGCAACGTGTACGGCCCTTTCGGCACGGACAAGGACTTCGACTTCTTCCCCTTCCTGAAGAAGATCTTCCTCACCATCGGCATGGCGAAGGTCGCCACCAGCGCCGAGGAGGCCCGCGAGGCGGGCTTCCTGACGCAGGCGGATGGCATCAGCGCCAACCGGGACTTCCTGCTGTCCGACGCGAAGGCCCGCGTGCTGGGCATGGCGGACGCCGGCTTCAAGGCGCCCCGTCCCACGCGCTTCCGCCTGCCGGGCACCAGCGGCGCGGCCACCATCGACATGATGCTCTACGACATGGAGCTCAACGGCCAGGTGAGCGCGCACGACCGGAAGATCGCCCAGAAGCTGGCGAAGGTGCTGACGGGTGGCAACACCAGCCCGTCGCTGCTCGTGACGGAGGAGCGCTTGCTGGAGCTGGAGGCGGAGGCCTTCCTGAGCCTGTGCGGCGAGGAGAAGACCCAGGACCGCCTGCAGCACATGATCGAGAAGGGCAAGCCGCTGCGGAACTGA
- a CDS encoding DNA-methyltransferase: MSAHAAAAPSLKVVRRSLNESVYAKGEAYTLLHGDSLELMSQFEPQTFDMIFADPPYFLSNGGTTCKGGKRVSVAKGGWDVSRGVEEDHKFTTEWLAACQRLLKPTGTLWVSGTQHVIFNAGFAMQKLGYKLLNTVTWFKPNASPNLACRYFTHSTELLIWASPKSGGKLQHTFNYARMKAENGGKQMRDAWALPPSGDAELTADGEGRMWTLTVPRGGEEKAFGSHPTQKPVALLERILEASCPPDALVLDPFNGSGTSGVAALKLGHRYVGIDMDEKYLALSEKRLNAAASK; this comes from the coding sequence ATGTCCGCGCATGCTGCAGCAGCCCCTTCCCTGAAAGTCGTCCGCCGTTCGCTCAACGAGAGCGTCTACGCGAAAGGGGAGGCCTATACGCTGCTGCACGGCGACAGCCTGGAGCTGATGTCGCAGTTCGAGCCCCAGACGTTCGACATGATTTTCGCCGACCCGCCGTACTTCCTCTCCAACGGCGGCACCACCTGCAAGGGCGGCAAGCGCGTCTCGGTGGCCAAGGGCGGCTGGGACGTGTCGCGCGGCGTGGAGGAGGACCACAAGTTCACCACCGAGTGGCTCGCGGCCTGCCAGCGCCTGCTCAAGCCCACCGGCACGTTGTGGGTGAGCGGCACGCAGCACGTCATCTTCAACGCCGGCTTCGCGATGCAGAAGCTCGGCTACAAGCTGCTCAACACCGTCACCTGGTTCAAGCCCAACGCGAGCCCCAACCTGGCGTGCCGCTACTTCACGCACTCCACGGAGCTGCTCATCTGGGCCTCGCCGAAGTCCGGCGGCAAGCTCCAGCACACGTTCAACTACGCGCGCATGAAGGCGGAGAACGGCGGCAAGCAGATGCGCGACGCCTGGGCGCTGCCGCCCTCCGGTGACGCCGAGCTGACGGCGGACGGCGAGGGCCGGATGTGGACGCTCACCGTCCCGCGCGGCGGCGAGGAGAAGGCCTTCGGCAGCCACCCCACGCAGAAGCCGGTGGCGCTGCTGGAGCGCATCCTGGAGGCGAGCTGCCCCCCGGACGCGCTCGTGCTGGACCCCTTCAACGGCAGCGGCACCTCGGGCGTGGCGGCCCTCAAGCTGGGCCACCGTTACGTGGGCATCGACATGGACGAGAAGTACCTCGCCCTGTCGGAGAAGCGCCTGAACGCGGCGGCCTCGAAGTAG